A region of bacterium DNA encodes the following proteins:
- a CDS encoding zf-TFIIB domain-containing protein: MNCPACKEPMLVLELQEIEIDHCIFCGGMWLDGGELELLLGTSTEKDKFLISFQVDKNTKEKARKCPICSKRMEKVLCGLDEKVCIDKCRKGDGLWFDKGELEEIIKIGSFDKGNRVLDLLKDMFGEKE; this comes from the coding sequence ATGAATTGTCCTGCATGTAAAGAGCCGATGCTCGTTTTGGAGCTTCAGGAAATAGAGATAGACCATTGTATTTTCTGTGGAGGCATGTGGCTTGACGGGGGAGAATTGGAGCTTTTGCTTGGGACTTCTACGGAAAAGGATAAGTTCCTTATTTCTTTCCAAGTAGACAAGAATACAAAAGAAAAGGCGAGGAAATGTCCTATATGTTCAAAGAGAATGGAAAAAGTTCTTTGCGGGTTGGATGAAAAAGTATGCATAGATAAATGCAGGAAGGGAGACGGGCTCTGGTTTGACAAGGGAGAGCTTGAAGAAATTATCAAAATAGGCTCTTTTGATAAGGGTAATCGCGTTTTGGATTTGCTTAAAGATATGTTCGGGGAAAAAGAATAG